One stretch of Pseudomonas fragi DNA includes these proteins:
- a CDS encoding CusA/CzcA family heavy metal efflux RND transporter, whose translation MFERLIQFAIEQRIIVLLAVLLMAGLGIASYQKLPIDAVPDITNVQVQINTGAAGFSPLETEQRITFPIETAMAGLPALEQTRSLSRSGLSQVTVIFKEGTDLFFARQLVNERLQMAKEQLPEGVEAVMGPISTGLGEIFLWTVEAQEDAVKEDGSPYTPTDLRVIQDWIIKPQLRNVPGVAEINTIGGFAKEYQIAPDPKRLAAYKLTLTDIVTALESNNANVGAGYIERSGEQLLIRAPGQVATTDDIANIVIANVDGTPIRIKNVATVDIGREMRTGAATENGREVVLGTVFMLIGENSRTVSQAVAVKLEQINRSLPKGVVAITVYDRTNLVDKAIATVKKNLIEGAILVIAILFLFLGNIRAALITAMVIPLAMLFTFTGMFTNKVSANLMSLGALDFGIIVDGAVVIVENAIRRLANAQHHHGRLLTRSERFHEVFAAAKEARRPLIFGQLIIMVVYLPIFALTGVEGKMFHPMAFTVVIALLGAMLLSVTFVPAAIAMFVTGKVKEEENVIMRGARRAYAPALDWVMSHRSLAFAMALGVIAASGVVASRMGSEFVPSLSEGDFALQALRVPGTSLTQSVEMQQRLEKLVLEKVPEVERMFARTGTAEIASDPMPPNISDSYVMLKPKDQWPDPSKSRETLTEEIQKAAAAMPGSNYELSQPIQLRFNELISGVRSDVAVKVFGDDMAVLNSTAAKIAASMQGVDGASEVKVEQTTGLPVLTINIDRDKAARYGLNVGDVQDTIAVAVGGRQAGTMYEGDRRFDIVVRLSDAMRKDVEGLSTLLIPVPALLNGNADQIGFIALSEVATLDLVLGPNQISRENGKRLVIVSANVRGRDIGSFVKEASIAIDQQVEIPAGYWATWGGQFEQLQSAAKRLQIVVPVALLLVFTLLFMMFNNLKDGMLVFTGIPFALTGGVMALWLRDIPLSISAGVGFIALSGVAVLNGLVMIAFIRNLREEGHSLSSAINEGALTRLRPVLMTALVASLGFIPMALATGTGAEVQRPLATVVIGGILSSTVLTLLILPALYHWAHRKDEEADSEKQEIV comes from the coding sequence AAATCAATACTGGTGCCGCAGGTTTCTCGCCACTGGAGACTGAGCAGCGCATCACTTTCCCTATTGAAACCGCCATGGCAGGTCTGCCGGCACTTGAGCAGACGCGTTCACTCTCACGCTCGGGGCTTTCACAAGTTACGGTGATTTTCAAGGAAGGCACCGACCTATTCTTCGCCCGGCAATTGGTCAATGAACGATTGCAGATGGCAAAGGAACAATTGCCCGAAGGCGTGGAAGCTGTCATGGGGCCGATTTCTACCGGTTTGGGTGAGATTTTTCTGTGGACTGTCGAGGCCCAAGAAGACGCCGTAAAAGAGGATGGTAGTCCCTATACGCCGACCGACCTGAGGGTAATCCAAGATTGGATTATTAAACCTCAGCTGCGCAACGTTCCTGGGGTCGCCGAAATTAACACCATTGGCGGATTCGCCAAGGAATACCAGATTGCTCCGGATCCAAAACGCTTGGCCGCTTACAAGCTGACCCTGACAGACATTGTGACCGCGCTGGAAAGCAACAATGCTAACGTAGGAGCCGGCTACATTGAGCGCAGTGGCGAACAACTACTGATTCGTGCCCCTGGCCAAGTGGCGACCACCGACGACATCGCCAATATCGTGATCGCCAACGTCGATGGCACCCCTATACGTATTAAAAATGTGGCGACCGTGGATATTGGGCGTGAAATGCGTACCGGTGCGGCGACCGAAAACGGTCGTGAAGTGGTACTCGGCACGGTGTTCATGCTGATAGGCGAGAACAGCCGTACCGTCTCTCAGGCCGTTGCAGTCAAGCTAGAGCAAATCAACCGTTCACTGCCTAAAGGGGTGGTTGCGATCACTGTTTACGACCGTACTAACTTGGTAGACAAGGCTATTGCCACGGTCAAGAAGAATCTGATTGAAGGTGCAATCCTAGTAATCGCGATTTTGTTCCTATTCCTAGGCAATATTCGCGCAGCACTGATCACTGCCATGGTCATTCCTCTAGCCATGCTCTTTACCTTCACAGGTATGTTCACCAACAAAGTCAGCGCCAACCTGATGAGCCTGGGGGCTCTGGACTTCGGTATTATCGTCGACGGTGCAGTGGTTATTGTCGAAAATGCTATACGGCGCCTCGCCAATGCGCAGCACCATCACGGGCGCCTCCTCACTCGCTCCGAGCGCTTTCACGAAGTGTTTGCAGCAGCCAAAGAAGCCCGTCGACCACTGATTTTCGGGCAGTTGATCATCATGGTCGTTTATCTACCTATTTTTGCCCTGACCGGTGTCGAAGGGAAAATGTTCCACCCCATGGCGTTCACCGTCGTGATCGCCTTGCTAGGCGCTATGCTGCTGTCCGTAACCTTTGTTCCTGCGGCAATTGCCATGTTCGTGACGGGCAAAGTCAAGGAAGAAGAGAACGTGATAATGCGAGGAGCGCGACGGGCTTATGCCCCCGCGCTGGATTGGGTCATGAGTCATCGATCGCTGGCATTTGCCATGGCATTAGGTGTCATCGCTGCGAGTGGCGTGGTCGCCAGTCGAATGGGCAGTGAGTTTGTACCTAGTCTCAGCGAAGGCGATTTTGCACTGCAAGCATTACGAGTACCCGGTACAAGTCTGACGCAATCGGTGGAAATGCAGCAGCGCCTGGAAAAGCTTGTGCTGGAAAAAGTGCCTGAAGTCGAACGGATGTTTGCTCGAACCGGTACTGCAGAGATTGCTTCCGATCCAATGCCGCCGAACATCTCTGATAGTTATGTGATGCTCAAGCCGAAGGATCAATGGCCTGATCCAAGCAAGTCCCGGGAGACGTTGACAGAAGAGATCCAGAAAGCAGCGGCTGCTATGCCCGGTAGCAACTATGAGCTTTCCCAGCCTATCCAACTACGTTTCAACGAGTTGATTTCAGGCGTGCGAAGTGATGTGGCGGTCAAGGTCTTCGGTGATGACATGGCAGTGCTTAACAGTACCGCTGCGAAAATTGCCGCGTCAATGCAGGGGGTCGATGGCGCCTCCGAGGTTAAAGTCGAACAGACAACGGGGCTACCTGTACTGACCATAAACATAGACCGCGACAAAGCCGCACGTTACGGTCTGAACGTTGGAGACGTTCAAGACACCATTGCGGTGGCTGTCGGTGGCCGCCAGGCCGGGACGATGTATGAGGGAGATCGCCGCTTCGACATAGTGGTGCGTTTATCCGACGCCATGCGTAAGGACGTTGAGGGGTTGTCCACACTGCTGATTCCAGTCCCGGCGCTGCTCAATGGCAATGCCGATCAGATCGGTTTTATTGCCCTTTCAGAAGTGGCGACCCTCGATCTTGTACTTGGCCCGAATCAGATCAGTCGTGAGAACGGTAAGCGTCTGGTCATTGTCAGCGCGAATGTACGTGGACGGGATATCGGATCATTCGTTAAGGAGGCTAGCATCGCCATTGATCAACAGGTAGAGATTCCGGCCGGTTATTGGGCTACCTGGGGTGGGCAGTTTGAACAACTTCAATCAGCTGCCAAACGCTTGCAGATAGTTGTCCCTGTGGCTCTGCTCTTGGTATTCACCCTGCTGTTCATGATGTTTAACAATCTCAAAGACGGCATGCTGGTATTCACCGGGATTCCATTCGCATTGACGGGTGGTGTTATGGCTTTGTGGCTACGTGATATCCCGCTGTCGATCTCGGCGGGTGTTGGTTTCATTGCATTGTCGGGTGTGGCAGTGCTGAACGGTCTGGTGATGATTGCTTTTATCCGCAACCTTCGAGAAGAGGGACATTCGTTGAGTTCTGCGATCAATGAAGGAGCGCTGACGCGGTTGCGCCCAGTATTAATGACAGCTTTGGTGGCATCCCTTGGCTTTATCCCCATGGCTCTAGCTACTGGAACAGGCGCGGAAGTCCAGCGGCCCCTAGCTACCGTTGTGATCGGCGGAATACTGTCCTCAACTGTGTTGACCCTACTGATACTTCCTGCGTTATATCACTGGGCACACCGTAAAGATGAAGAGGCAGACAGCGAAAAACAAGAAATAGTATAG
- a CDS encoding co-regulatory protein PtrA N-terminal domain-containing protein, protein MKIAQIYALVGALILSSTALAEGGGDRTIARATQATEQAMEKFLAKELKKTPPKMSGGDKGPISK, encoded by the coding sequence ATGAAAATCGCACAAATTTACGCTCTTGTAGGAGCATTGATTCTTTCTTCCACTGCATTGGCTGAGGGTGGTGGAGACCGGACTATTGCTAGAGCTACTCAAGCTACCGAGCAGGCTATGGAGAAGTTTTTAGCCAAAGAGCTGAAAAAAACTCCTCCGAAAATGTCAGGCGGTGATAAGGGCCCGATTAGTAAGTAA
- a CDS encoding DUF2790 domain-containing protein gives MKTINYVIFIVVAAISSNVFAKDSDKVFEKRMSANSVAMEQYAIRHGKKIPVAKQYKYGMKLDVVNVVSMVRPAEGCGVMPAAMTYEDSEGVLNTVRYTVAGKCRKGG, from the coding sequence GTGAAGACTATTAATTATGTTATTTTTATTGTGGTCGCTGCGATCTCTTCAAACGTATTTGCTAAAGATAGTGACAAGGTTTTTGAAAAAAGAATGAGTGCCAACTCCGTAGCTATGGAGCAGTATGCGATTAGGCATGGAAAAAAAATTCCCGTAGCTAAGCAATATAAATACGGAATGAAATTAGATGTTGTGAATGTAGTTAGCATGGTGCGACCAGCGGAAGGGTGCGGGGTGATGCCCGCAGCTATGACATACGAAGACTCTGAAGGAGTACTGAATACAGTCAGATACACAGTGGCAGGAAAATGCCGTAAAGGTGGTTAG
- a CDS encoding OprD family porin — protein MINNTKFSIAAMAMVVSSVPSMVIAEEKNGGFIEDSSLTVLNRNYYFNREHRNGESSPTGNGYSEAWANAIITKFESGFTQGTIGVGVDAFAMIGIKLDTGGGRNGGRSSFDVLPVNSNGEARDEYTKVGGAAKIRAFDTVVKVGDVFPSTPVVAAGDSRLLPESFTGVTATNTSIEGLTVQGGRLHAMSQPVSSNMRDNFATFYAGPVNSPWAGYFGGDYNLNKNVTLSLYSSRLKDVWNQYYAGTGVNYSLSNELSVFGGLNYYKAVDEGKKLLGDFDNNIWSGKVGVKYGAHTLALSHQRNNGNNDFDYLRQSDSIFLDNSIQYSDFNSPKERSWMVRYDLDMTSYGVPGLSFMTRYGRGTDADYSNANTTYMRRDADGNPLTDQKRWERDIEVKYVVQTGTLKDMSFRLRQANTRATTFESDLDEVRVIIEYPLAIL, from the coding sequence ATGATTAACAATACAAAGTTTTCGATAGCCGCTATGGCAATGGTTGTCAGCTCTGTGCCGTCAATGGTGATTGCGGAAGAAAAAAATGGCGGTTTTATAGAGGATAGTAGCCTTACCGTCCTTAACCGCAACTACTACTTCAATCGCGAACATCGTAACGGAGAGTCAAGCCCTACAGGCAATGGATATTCAGAAGCATGGGCAAACGCGATTATTACTAAATTCGAGTCTGGATTTACCCAGGGCACAATCGGTGTCGGAGTGGATGCGTTTGCTATGATTGGAATAAAACTCGACACGGGTGGCGGCCGTAATGGCGGCCGTAGTTCATTTGATGTCCTTCCAGTCAATAGCAACGGAGAGGCAAGGGACGAATACACAAAAGTGGGAGGTGCGGCAAAAATTCGCGCCTTTGACACCGTAGTAAAAGTCGGTGACGTATTCCCATCCACCCCAGTTGTGGCTGCTGGCGACTCAAGACTACTACCGGAAAGTTTCACTGGCGTCACAGCAACCAATACTAGCATTGAAGGCTTGACCGTTCAGGGCGGTCGCCTACATGCCATGAGCCAGCCAGTTTCGAGCAACATGCGCGACAACTTTGCGACCTTCTATGCCGGGCCTGTTAACTCGCCTTGGGCAGGCTACTTTGGTGGTGATTATAACTTAAACAAAAACGTCACCCTTAGTCTTTACTCCAGTCGCCTCAAGGACGTATGGAATCAATACTATGCTGGCACCGGAGTAAACTACTCATTATCAAATGAGCTTTCCGTATTCGGAGGCCTTAACTATTATAAGGCTGTCGATGAAGGAAAAAAATTACTTGGCGATTTCGACAATAACATATGGAGCGGTAAAGTAGGCGTGAAGTATGGTGCGCACACACTTGCACTATCCCATCAGCGAAATAATGGAAATAACGACTTCGATTACCTGCGTCAGTCGGACTCAATCTTTCTTGATAACTCAATTCAGTACAGTGATTTTAACTCACCTAAAGAACGCTCTTGGATGGTTCGCTACGACCTCGACATGACATCGTATGGTGTGCCTGGCTTGTCGTTTATGACGCGTTACGGTCGTGGCACTGATGCTGATTACTCTAACGCCAATACGACGTACATGAGACGCGATGCGGATGGAAACCCACTTACTGACCAGAAACGTTGGGAGCGTGACATCGAAGTAAAATATGTCGTTCAGACAGGTACCTTGAAAGATATGTCTTTCCGCCTACGGCAAGCTAATACTCGCGCAACCACATTTGAGTCGGATCTGGATGAGGTTCGTGTGATTATTGAGTATCCATTAGCTATTCTTTAA
- a CDS encoding MerR family transcriptional regulator — translation MKVLATIRSSEMSPTTYTVGALAKATDTKAIAIRHYEQVVLLPSAGRSASGYRFYTDEERDRLLFILRSRALGFSLDDVRELLGFADTRDASCAGVDAKVEGQLEQVRVRIRDLQGLESELERLIACCEGGVIEQCRIIESMSNRR, via the coding sequence ATGAAGGTTCTAGCAACTATAAGGTCAAGCGAAATGAGTCCGACCACATATACAGTCGGAGCCTTGGCGAAGGCGACCGATACCAAAGCGATAGCCATCCGCCATTACGAGCAGGTCGTCCTCCTGCCCTCCGCAGGTCGTTCAGCATCGGGCTATCGCTTCTACACCGACGAGGAGCGCGACCGTCTACTGTTTATACTCCGTAGCCGCGCACTGGGCTTCAGTCTTGACGATGTTCGAGAGTTACTAGGCTTTGCTGATACACGCGACGCTTCCTGCGCTGGGGTGGACGCAAAAGTCGAAGGGCAGTTAGAGCAGGTTCGAGTGCGCATCCGAGACCTGCAAGGTTTGGAGTCGGAATTGGAGCGCTTGATAGCTTGTTGCGAGGGTGGCGTGATCGAGCAATGCCGCATTATCGAGTCAATGTCCAATCGTCGTTAG
- a CDS encoding arsenic resistance protein: MDREQLEKNQIPVYFVAVIVAAIGGLLAPNASQALGALVTPAIAVLMYTMFLQIPFLDLREGLANKRFMTALLTANFVAIPLLVWALTMGLTGHPAILVGALLVLLTPCIDYVVVFTHIGKGDSKLTLAATPLLLLLQLVLLPLYLAFMLGNDSGVVISVGPFVEAFVVLIALPLVLAVATAAGTKRSRVVEGWNNAWAWMPVPAMAAVLVAVIGSQISAVVRDMDKLLPVIPVYIGFMLLAPLVGALVARAFKLPAITARSVAFSSSTRNSLVVLPLALALPEEIRGLAAAAVITQTLIELVSELIYIRAIPALVWRKM, from the coding sequence GTGGACAGAGAACAGCTAGAGAAGAACCAGATTCCCGTCTACTTCGTCGCGGTCATTGTCGCTGCTATCGGAGGTCTGCTCGCACCTAATGCTTCTCAAGCGTTAGGTGCGTTGGTGACGCCAGCCATCGCTGTGCTGATGTACACCATGTTTCTACAGATCCCATTCCTGGATCTCCGTGAAGGGCTTGCAAACAAGCGTTTCATGACGGCGCTGCTGACAGCCAACTTCGTCGCCATCCCCCTGTTGGTTTGGGCGTTGACCATGGGCCTAACGGGTCACCCAGCGATTTTGGTGGGTGCACTGTTGGTCTTGCTGACGCCTTGTATCGACTATGTGGTGGTGTTTACCCATATCGGTAAGGGCGACTCCAAACTGACTCTGGCGGCAACGCCGTTACTACTCTTGCTTCAGCTTGTGCTACTGCCCCTGTATCTGGCCTTCATGCTGGGTAATGACTCGGGGGTGGTTATATCGGTGGGCCCATTTGTTGAGGCTTTCGTAGTGCTGATTGCTTTGCCCTTGGTATTGGCGGTAGCAACAGCTGCCGGTACAAAAAGGTCACGCGTCGTTGAGGGTTGGAACAACGCTTGGGCTTGGATGCCTGTACCGGCTATGGCAGCGGTATTGGTCGCAGTGATCGGATCTCAGATTTCAGCGGTGGTCAGAGACATGGACAAGCTGCTGCCCGTCATTCCTGTCTACATTGGTTTCATGCTCTTGGCACCATTGGTTGGTGCGCTGGTTGCGCGAGCATTCAAATTGCCGGCCATCACTGCAAGATCAGTAGCTTTCAGTAGCTCGACACGCAATTCATTGGTGGTTCTGCCACTGGCATTGGCCTTGCCAGAGGAAATCAGAGGGCTCGCTGCGGCAGCAGTCATTACTCAAACGCTGATTGAGTTGGTCAGCGAACTAATTTACATCCGAGCAATTCCTGCTTTGGTGTGGCGCAAAATGTAG
- a CDS encoding MerR family transcriptional regulator, whose amino-acid sequence MSGIGALSKSTGCHIETIRYYEKIGLLPPALRSTGRHRIYTEKHRSRLVFIRQNRELGFPLDDIRELIALAADADRPCADALSVVKKHLAEVESKVAKLQQIRIELLSMAGTCESICLGSNSPDCTIVESLFEPAAGTRSGCCS is encoded by the coding sequence ATGTCAGGAATCGGGGCGTTGTCTAAATCAACGGGTTGCCACATTGAAACTATTCGCTATTACGAGAAAATAGGCCTTTTACCTCCGGCGCTGCGGTCGACCGGCAGGCACCGAATCTACACAGAGAAGCATCGTTCAAGACTCGTCTTCATCCGTCAGAATCGTGAGTTAGGCTTTCCCCTCGACGATATCCGAGAACTCATCGCGCTCGCAGCAGATGCTGATCGTCCGTGCGCTGACGCGCTGTCGGTGGTCAAGAAGCACCTAGCAGAAGTAGAGTCGAAGGTAGCTAAGCTCCAGCAAATCCGGATAGAGCTGCTCTCAATGGCAGGCACGTGTGAGTCAATTTGCTTGGGTTCAAACTCCCCAGATTGCACGATTGTAGAGTCCTTGTTCGAACCCGCTGCTGGGACGCGCTCCGGTTGCTGCTCCTAG
- a CDS encoding tyrosine-type recombinase/integrase has product MNEEFLVETLDHVDLFQRFSGGKTRKHAFYKFPYIKWPNNEPCHIANLYLLKLSKKHEQISADGRRQDSKGGTIGQYASNISQLIRRCWHYRVDPYHITDKFFEDFIIELIEEPNPRKPDKPKRADRTTINIGRECLKFLAWIGEFYGDLNFVSPKGTIKLTTEEVIRAFNNQHKVTTTISHHSFPLPFREHTRSPISEHNIDKMVQAVNDSGKSEFLKARHLALLTLLQHTGARRSEIASLTTSSLRDALLMKYPMLKLVTLKRGEAFVREVPVNAIALNEVKKYLAARQKLIKAHPENQNDYLLISEITAKPIAPETITSIVSKIRESAGIEEQACAHMFRHAFITNLFRLLVERHKYESKDEFQAALISDKEFLRKVREWTGHKSIESLRDYLTKVFEGDKSIGDAAESVHKTNTLTLYQKNSDALYNEFKLKKITPDEFMRRSDELMALRDLELSRYDGQPKSL; this is encoded by the coding sequence ATGAATGAAGAATTTCTGGTGGAAACGCTAGATCATGTAGATCTGTTCCAGAGATTTTCCGGAGGTAAGACGCGCAAGCATGCCTTCTACAAATTCCCATACATAAAGTGGCCAAATAACGAGCCATGCCATATCGCCAATCTCTATTTGCTAAAACTATCCAAGAAGCATGAGCAAATTTCTGCTGATGGTCGAAGGCAGGACAGCAAGGGTGGAACGATTGGCCAGTACGCGAGCAACATTAGCCAGCTGATAAGACGCTGCTGGCATTACAGGGTCGACCCTTATCACATAACCGACAAGTTTTTTGAAGATTTCATCATTGAGCTAATTGAAGAGCCCAACCCTAGAAAACCTGATAAACCAAAAAGAGCAGACAGAACCACCATCAACATAGGTAGAGAGTGCTTAAAGTTCCTAGCTTGGATTGGCGAATTTTATGGCGACCTCAACTTCGTATCACCAAAAGGCACCATCAAGTTAACCACCGAAGAAGTAATTCGCGCCTTCAACAATCAACACAAAGTAACAACTACGATCTCGCACCACTCTTTCCCCCTACCTTTCCGCGAGCACACACGAAGCCCAATTTCTGAGCATAACATTGACAAGATGGTGCAGGCGGTAAATGATAGCGGCAAGTCCGAGTTCCTCAAAGCGCGACACCTTGCACTGCTCACACTTCTTCAGCATACAGGCGCTCGGCGATCGGAAATCGCATCCCTGACAACATCGTCACTGCGTGATGCCCTGCTGATGAAGTATCCAATGCTAAAGCTGGTAACGCTTAAGCGCGGCGAAGCATTTGTCCGTGAAGTTCCGGTGAATGCGATTGCATTGAATGAGGTCAAAAAATACTTAGCCGCAAGACAGAAGTTGATCAAAGCACACCCAGAAAACCAAAACGACTACTTGCTCATATCTGAAATAACAGCAAAACCGATCGCACCTGAGACTATAACGTCGATAGTCTCGAAGATCAGAGAATCGGCTGGAATTGAAGAGCAAGCATGCGCGCATATGTTCCGCCATGCCTTTATCACGAACTTGTTCAGATTGCTCGTCGAACGACACAAGTATGAAAGCAAGGATGAGTTCCAAGCAGCACTTATCAGCGACAAGGAATTCTTACGCAAAGTTAGGGAGTGGACAGGCCACAAGAGCATTGAGTCTCTCAGAGACTATCTAACAAAGGTATTCGAAGGAGATAAGAGCATAGGTGATGCGGCTGAAAGCGTGCACAAGACTAATACGTTAACGCTTTATCAGAAGAACTCCGATGCTCTTTACAACGAATTCAAGCTCAAAAAAATAACTCCAGATGAGTTTATGCGACGGAGTGACGAGTTGATGGCGCTGCGGGATCTCGAGCTTTCTAGGTATGACGGCCAGCCTAAGTCTCTTTAA